Within Massilia endophytica, the genomic segment ATGCGCAGGAAGCTGTGTTCCGGTTCGAAGTGGATGTCCGACGCCCCGTTCTGCACCGCATCCGCCAGCAGGGAATCGATCAGGCGCACCATGGGCTGGCTGTATTCGTCCGAGGTGGCGCTCATGCTCTGGTAGTTCACCTCGCCCGTTTCGATCTCGTGCAGGATGCCGTCGATGGAGAGCTCGAAGCCGTAGTACTGGTCGATGGCGCGCGAAATGTCCGATTCGTTCACCAGCAGCGGCGTAATGGTGATGCCCTTGACCAGCATGGCGCTGATCTGGTCCAGCGCGACGATATTGCTGGTGTCGGACATGGCGAGCACCAGGTTGTCCGTATCCCGCTCGTAGACGATGGGGAAGACGCTGTAGCGCTTTGCCACGTCCTTGGGAATGAGCTTCAAGGCGACGGCGTCCACCACCAGGCTGTTCAGGTCCGCCGACTGCATGCGCAGGTTTTCGCTGAGCGCTTCGCGCACCGTGGCCTCGGTGACGAAGCCCAGCGTGATCAGCAGCTTGCCCAGCGGCTCGCCGGTGCGGCGCTGCTCGATGAGGGCAATGCGCAGCTGGTCCTCGCTGATGACGCCTTTTTCGATCAGCAGGGAGCCGAGGGGAAGTTTCGAGGGTTCGACCATGTAGGGCTCACGGCGCGGTGGCGGAAGCGCCGCCCAGTTCCTGCAGCCTGCGCTGAGCCGTGTTGCGGTCGAAGGTGGCGGGCACGGTCTGCGCAAGCAGAAGGGCGCGCTGGTAATAGCTGGCGGCGAGGCGCGGCTGGTTCAGCCGGTCCAGGCCGATGGCGAGGTTGAAGGCGTAATCGGGATTGTTCGGCGTTGCCGTGTAGGCGCGGAAGAAGCTTTGCTGCGCCTCCGTCCAGCGCGCCTCCTTGGCATACAGGTTGCCGAGGGCGAAATGCAGGGCGCCGGATTCGGGCTTGCGGCGCAGGAGTTCCTTCAGGCGGGTCTCGCTGCGCGACATGTCGCCCGCGCGCAGGCCGACCAGGCCCGCGAGGGCATCGGCATCGGTGGCGTCCAGCTCCAGCAGGCGCAGGTAGGTGGCGGCCGCCTGCTGCCCCTGGTTTTCGCGCAGTGATACGGCGGCCAGGCCAAGCAGGGCGTCGCGGCTGGTGGGGTCGTGGCCCAGCGCGAGCTGGTATTGCTCGCGCGCCTTGGCCAGGTCGCCGCTCTGGAAGGCGGCATAGGCGCTTTCAATGGACGGGCTGACGACCGCCGGACTGGCGCTGCGGCTGATGCGCACCTCGCCGCCTTCGCCCGCGAGCGGCGGCGGCGCCGCAGCGGCGGCTGCCGCCACCGTTGCGGGCGCAACGCCCGCGGCGGCAGGCAGGGTAGCGGATGCTGCGGCGGCGCCGGCGGGGGGCACGGCTCCCGCAACCTCGGCCTGCTGGATCTCGTCGACCACGCGCTCCGCACGTTCGGCCGCGTCGTGCATGGCGTCCTGGCGCATTGCGGGATCGGCGATGGCTGCCAGCTGGGCTGGCGTGGGGCCAATGCTGGCGGCTGCGCGGCGCGCTGCGGCGGGCGTGCGCGCGGCAGGCGCGGGAACGGCGGCAGCGGGGGCGGGAGCAACGGAAGGTGCGGCAGGAGCCGGGACGGCAGCGGCGGTGGCCGCGGCGTCCGGAATCGGGACGGGCGCTGCGGCCGCAGGCGCAGCAGGAGCGGCCGCGATGGACGTGCCGGGGATGACGGCCGGCGTAGCCGGAGCCCCGGAGGCTGCGATGCCCGGCGCGCCTTCGTACTGGCCGGGCGCCGCGGCGGGCGCTGCGCCCGGTGTCACCACGATGCCGGTAGCGCCGGTTGCACTCGGCGGCGGCATCGGCACCATGGGCAGGCCCGCGCCGGGGCCGGGCGCCACGGTGGCCTTCCAGTACACGTAGCCGAAGATGCCGGCGATCAGCACCAGCACGCCGCTCAGGCCTGCAATACGCAGGCGGGCCACATCGAAGCCGGATTGTTCGGAAGGGGCGTCGGCGGCCGTGCGCGCGCGTGCCGGGCCGCGTGTGGCGAGTTTCGCCCCTTGGGCTGCGAAAGCGCCGGTGGCGCTGGCGGCCGCACGCCGTGCCGCATCCGGGTCCGGTTTCGGCGGACGGGCTGCTGCGCGGGCAGCGCCTCCGAGACCGGGTGCCGGCGTGGAGCGGGCGCCCGGCCTTGGCGGAGGAATCTGTTCCGCGGATTCGATGGCTGGTATTTCAGTGGCTGGCGGGCCGTAGACTGCGGCTCCGGCCTCGTCCACCATCATCTGGCCGCTGGCGGGATGGGGAGCGCTATCGTCCTCCATGGGAGCAATCGGCGGGCGATGATGCGGCACCTCATGCCTGGCCTGCGGCGGCACGGGATCATGCACCGCCTCGCGCGCTGCTTCGATGGGTGGTTCCAGCGGCTCCAGACTCAGTTCGGCTCTCGGCGCGGCCTCTCCCTCGGGCAGGTAAGGCTCGCGCGCGGGCGGACGCGGCTCGGAAGGCGCAGCCTCCGCCTCGGGTTCCTGCAGGCCGCTGCGCTTTGCGCGCTCGGCCTTCTTCAGCGCCTCCATCAGCAGGCTCATAGCGTCCCCTGGCCGTTCGGCTTGACGCCGTAAGGCGTGGTGTTGAGAGGCTGCTTCGTGTCCGGCATCAGGTAGCGGTAATCCTTGTAGTCTCCCGCCATGC encodes:
- a CDS encoding tetratricopeptide repeat protein; translation: MSLLMEALKKAERAKRSGLQEPEAEAAPSEPRPPAREPYLPEGEAAPRAELSLEPLEPPIEAAREAVHDPVPPQARHEVPHHRPPIAPMEDDSAPHPASGQMMVDEAGAAVYGPPATEIPAIESAEQIPPPRPGARSTPAPGLGGAARAAARPPKPDPDAARRAAASATGAFAAQGAKLATRGPARARTAADAPSEQSGFDVARLRIAGLSGVLVLIAGIFGYVYWKATVAPGPGAGLPMVPMPPPSATGATGIVVTPGAAPAAAPGQYEGAPGIAASGAPATPAVIPGTSIAAAPAAPAAAAPVPIPDAAATAAAVPAPAAPSVAPAPAAAVPAPAARTPAAARRAAASIGPTPAQLAAIADPAMRQDAMHDAAERAERVVDEIQQAEVAGAVPPAGAAAASATLPAAAGVAPATVAAAAAAAPPPLAGEGGEVRISRSASPAVVSPSIESAYAAFQSGDLAKAREQYQLALGHDPTSRDALLGLAAVSLRENQGQQAAATYLRLLELDATDADALAGLVGLRAGDMSRSETRLKELLRRKPESGALHFALGNLYAKEARWTEAQQSFFRAYTATPNNPDYAFNLAIGLDRLNQPRLAASYYQRALLLAQTVPATFDRNTAQRRLQELGGASATAP